One genomic region from Kamptonema formosum PCC 6407 encodes:
- a CDS encoding SulP family inorganic anion transporter, protein MFNQKTMVGQLQQQKWLHQWSHFFPILDWGLHYQPEYLVGDITAGIVVGTVLIPQAMAYALLAGLPPQIGLYASILPLLVYAFLGTSRLISVAPVALDSLMVGAAIVPLAAENTPQYLGLALLLALMIGAIDIFMGVFRLGFLVNFLSQAVISGFISAAAIVISFSQVKHLLGLKIPQTESFIQLLTYLAKGISAINWFTLSLGLISIFLLVYFPKWLGKQLKKRGFQELTIMPLTKSAPLLLVISSSLLVWCFHLDKIAGIKVVGDIPKGLPAFTFPVLDGNTITTLFPAALAISFVGFMEAYSVGKFLASKRRQKVEANQEFIALGAANISAALTGGYPVAGGVSRSGVNFSANANTPLASMITALIVALTVMFLTPLFYFLPQACLAAIIVMAVSSLFDIATLKRLWVYNKADAIAWISAFLAVLFTSVEKGILFGAAVSILLHLWRTSKPHIAVVGRVGNSEHFRNVLRHEVKTCPHVLAVRVDASLYFVNTKYLEDYLLKAVSDRLEVKYLLLVCSAVNSIDGSALETLKSLILDLNNRGIEFYMSEVKGPVMDGLLKVGFVEELGKDHVFLTTDQAMQALECV, encoded by the coding sequence ATGTTTAATCAAAAAACAATGGTTGGGCAATTGCAACAGCAGAAATGGCTGCATCAATGGAGTCACTTTTTTCCGATTTTAGATTGGGGTTTACACTATCAACCGGAGTATTTGGTAGGCGATATTACTGCCGGGATTGTTGTTGGCACTGTGCTAATTCCCCAAGCGATGGCCTATGCTTTATTAGCAGGTCTACCTCCTCAAATTGGGCTATATGCTAGTATTTTGCCGCTATTAGTTTATGCCTTTCTTGGTACCAGTCGTCTGATTTCGGTTGCGCCCGTAGCATTGGATTCGCTGATGGTTGGGGCGGCAATTGTCCCCCTAGCTGCTGAGAATACACCCCAATATTTAGGATTGGCATTATTGCTGGCATTAATGATTGGTGCGATCGACATTTTTATGGGGGTTTTTCGGTTAGGATTCTTGGTAAATTTTCTCAGTCAAGCAGTGATTTCTGGCTTTATTAGTGCGGCGGCAATTGTAATTAGTTTTAGTCAGGTTAAACATTTACTAGGATTAAAAATTCCCCAAACTGAATCTTTTATTCAGTTACTAACTTATCTAGCCAAAGGAATTAGTGCAATTAATTGGTTTACTCTATCCTTGGGTTTAATCAGCATTTTCCTATTGGTCTATTTCCCAAAATGGTTGGGAAAACAACTCAAGAAACGCGGATTTCAAGAGTTAACAATTATGCCACTTACTAAAAGTGCGCCTCTCCTGCTGGTAATTAGTAGTTCGTTGCTTGTTTGGTGCTTTCATCTGGATAAAATTGCGGGGATAAAAGTTGTGGGTGATATCCCCAAAGGTTTACCTGCTTTCACTTTTCCGGTGCTGGATGGCAATACAATTACTACATTATTCCCTGCGGCTTTGGCGATTAGTTTTGTAGGTTTCATGGAAGCCTATTCAGTGGGTAAGTTTTTGGCTAGTAAGAGAAGACAAAAAGTTGAGGCTAACCAGGAATTTATAGCTTTAGGGGCCGCAAATATTAGTGCAGCTTTGACGGGTGGTTATCCAGTTGCCGGCGGAGTAAGTCGATCGGGTGTGAACTTTTCTGCTAATGCTAATACTCCTTTAGCATCAATGATTACGGCATTAATTGTGGCGCTTACTGTCATGTTTTTAACGCCGTTATTTTACTTTTTGCCACAAGCTTGTTTAGCGGCAATTATTGTGATGGCTGTTAGTAGTCTTTTCGACATTGCCACGCTGAAACGCTTGTGGGTGTATAACAAAGCTGATGCGATCGCGTGGATTTCTGCATTTCTGGCCGTCTTATTCACCAGTGTGGAAAAAGGTATTTTGTTCGGTGCTGCGGTATCAATTCTATTACATCTATGGCGCACTAGCAAACCGCATATCGCGGTTGTTGGTAGAGTTGGAAACAGCGAACATTTTCGCAATGTGCTGCGCCATGAAGTTAAAACTTGTCCTCATGTCTTGGCGGTTCGGGTTGATGCTAGTCTTTACTTTGTCAATACTAAATATTTGGAGGATTACTTGCTGAAAGCAGTGAGCGATCGGCTAGAGGTAAAATATTTATTACTGGTATGTAGTGCCGTAAATTCTATTGATGGTAGTGCTTTGGAAACGCTCAAAAGTTTGATTCTTGACTTAAATAATCGGGGAATTGAATTTTATATGTCTGAAGTCAAGGGGCCGGTGATGGATGGATTGTTAAAGGTTGGGTTTGTCGAAGAGTTAGGGAAAGACCATGTTTTTTTAACTACTGACCAAGCAATGCAAGCTTTGGAATGTGTATAA
- a CDS encoding pentapeptide repeat-containing protein encodes MSTRTTGTIFFLLLTIFVTLGCQKQVATPLETLQKTKQCQECDLTGAKLSNIDLTGANLNSAKLEGAMLENVKLNEALLDSVNLKGANLKGASLEKAGLFAADLTNADLSNANLKGAFLRGAKLNNANLSNADLSESDLNSADLTGANLKGANLKGAMMPDGTIKN; translated from the coding sequence ATGTCTACCCGTACTACTGGCACAATTTTCTTTTTACTGCTTACCATTTTTGTCACCTTGGGATGCCAAAAACAGGTGGCTACTCCCCTTGAAACATTACAAAAAACTAAGCAATGTCAAGAATGCGATCTGACTGGCGCTAAGTTAAGTAACATTGATTTAACAGGCGCTAATCTTAATAGTGCTAAGTTAGAAGGTGCAATGCTAGAAAATGTCAAGCTTAATGAAGCTTTACTCGATAGCGTCAATCTTAAAGGTGCAAATTTAAAAGGCGCTTCTCTGGAAAAGGCAGGTTTATTTGCTGCGGATCTTACCAATGCTGATTTGAGTAATGCCAATCTTAAGGGTGCTTTTTTACGAGGGGCCAAACTGAATAATGCTAACCTCAGTAATGCGGATTTAAGTGAAAGTGACTTAAATAGTGCGGATTTAACAGGCGCAAATCTGAAAGGGGCAAATCTGAAAGGGGCAATGATGCCTGATGGTACAATTAAAAATTAA
- a CDS encoding DUF6887 family protein → MTRKELRDYVRVHRDDLKALDALVNRRSPDAEVIMFHPPKNKEEEQEQFELFKRIVDEKTRNKTADN, encoded by the coding sequence ATGACTCGAAAAGAATTGAGAGATTACGTGCGGGTACATCGGGATGATTTAAAAGCTTTAGATGCTTTGGTAAATCGCCGTAGTCCCGACGCAGAAGTGATTATGTTCCACCCGCCAAAGAACAAGGAGGAAGAACAAGAACAATTTGAATTATTCAAGCGGATAGTGGATGAGAAAACCCGAAATAAAACTGCTGATAATTAA
- a CDS encoding ISAs1 family transposase, with translation MDTLISFLKKVNDPRQTSGKRHPLWLILLLVIMGFMLGYLGYRDFGTFAKCNQKLIVKTFNLTIDRVPSYSTIRRVMMLVNTSDLIDAFNQWASQLTTSIDLTDWVSIDGKCLRSTCQNPQNSTHDFVSIVSLFSQNTGLVVRVQKFENKKSSEIRQAQELVKGYPDRGNIFTLDALHCQKETTTLITESKNDYIIALKGNQKNLFKQVVNIIENQPPKSQAESVDISHGRHLVRKVSVFDIPPQKLKDFERLKWGNITSLIKVERSGARGKKDYEHLTYYISSLSASAEIFASKIRGHWLIENQLHWVKDVVFKEDIWPRHNYIAVTNLSLLSTVALNLYRFLGFSSLTCGQRWLNYKLEKLIISLN, from the coding sequence ATGGATACTCTAATCTCTTTTTTGAAAAAAGTCAATGACCCACGCCAAACCAGCGGGAAAAGACATCCCTTATGGCTAATATTACTATTGGTTATTATGGGATTCATGTTGGGTTATTTGGGATATAGAGATTTCGGAACCTTTGCTAAATGCAACCAAAAACTGATCGTTAAAACTTTTAATCTCACTATTGATAGAGTCCCATCTTATTCTACTATTAGACGAGTAATGATGTTGGTCAATACCTCAGATTTAATCGACGCATTTAATCAATGGGCTAGTCAGCTAACTACCTCAATAGACTTGACTGATTGGGTATCAATTGATGGTAAATGTCTCAGAAGTACCTGCCAAAATCCCCAGAATAGCACTCACGATTTTGTCTCAATTGTGTCCTTATTCAGTCAGAATACTGGTTTGGTTGTCAGAGTCCAAAAATTTGAAAACAAAAAAAGTTCTGAAATCAGACAGGCGCAAGAGCTAGTCAAGGGTTATCCCGATCGAGGGAACATATTTACATTGGATGCTTTGCACTGTCAAAAAGAGACAACTACTTTGATTACTGAGTCTAAAAATGATTATATTATCGCTCTTAAAGGCAATCAAAAAAACTTGTTTAAACAGGTTGTGAATATTATCGAAAATCAACCACCTAAAAGTCAAGCAGAATCAGTAGATATTAGTCATGGTCGTCACCTGGTTAGAAAGGTATCTGTCTTTGATATTCCTCCCCAGAAGCTCAAGGATTTTGAGAGATTAAAATGGGGTAATATTACCAGTTTAATTAAAGTGGAAAGAAGTGGCGCTCGTGGTAAAAAAGATTATGAACATCTTACTTATTACATTAGCAGCTTATCGGCATCAGCCGAAATATTTGCGTCAAAAATCCGAGGTCATTGGCTGATTGAAAATCAGTTACATTGGGTAAAAGATGTAGTTTTTAAGGAAGATATATGGCCGAGACATAACTACATAGCAGTCACTAATTTATCGCTCCTATCAACCGTCGCTCTTAATCTTTACCGATTTTTAGGCTTTTCATCATTAACTTGCGGTCAAAGATGGCTAAACTACAAGCTAGAAAAACTGATAATTTCACTCAATTAA
- a CDS encoding ABC transporter permease translates to MENSKRSLQQTAISRIKRLSNLPSLSASGWTVAVIALALPIAIPILSVLSSIFFEAKDTWQHLTDTVLTRYILNSFWLAIGVGCGVVVIGVGCAWLVTMCRFRASRLFEWALLLPLAAPAYVLAYIYTDFLEFSGPVQTALRYVFGWSYGDYWFPNVRSLPGAILMLILVLYPYVYLLARVAFLEQSTCTLEASRILGCSPWRSFFTVALPMARPAIIAGLALALMETLNDYGTVQYFGVDTFTTGIYRTWFGMGERIAANQLAAMLLLFVLGLILLERWSRSRTKYYQASSRYRQLQTYQLNGIREFLAIISCFLPLFFGFLLPASLLVNLTLANWQLTLDDRFFVFASNSLILATLTAILAVIIALIMAYGLRLYPNLGVQLGTRIAAMGYAVPGSVIAVGILVPIGKFDNLFDGWMRENFGISTGLLLSGTIAALVFAYLVRFLAVSLNAVESSLSKIKPNLDDAARSLGYSPMQTLVTVHTPMMTGGLLTAMMLVFVDVMKELPATIIIRPFNFDTLAVRTYQLASDERLAEASGPALAIVLVGMLPVILLSWKIARSRQSSTRG, encoded by the coding sequence ATGGAAAATTCCAAACGATCGCTACAACAAACAGCCATCAGCAGAATCAAAAGGTTGTCGAACTTACCCAGTTTATCCGCTAGTGGGTGGACAGTTGCGGTTATCGCTTTAGCATTGCCGATCGCCATACCCATCCTCAGCGTCTTATCCAGTATCTTTTTTGAAGCTAAAGATACGTGGCAGCATTTAACTGATACAGTTTTAACTCGTTATATCCTCAACTCTTTCTGGTTAGCGATCGGTGTCGGCTGTGGTGTGGTTGTAATTGGCGTAGGATGCGCCTGGTTAGTAACAATGTGTCGCTTTCGGGCCAGTCGCCTATTTGAATGGGCGTTACTATTACCTTTAGCCGCCCCAGCTTATGTTTTAGCTTATATTTATACAGACTTTTTAGAATTTTCCGGCCCAGTCCAGACTGCTTTGCGTTATGTTTTTGGCTGGAGTTACGGAGACTACTGGTTTCCTAACGTGCGATCGCTCCCTGGAGCAATCTTAATGCTAATCTTGGTTTTATATCCCTACGTCTATCTATTAGCAAGAGTTGCATTTTTAGAGCAATCAACTTGTACCCTAGAAGCTAGTAGAATCCTGGGCTGTAGTCCTTGGCGGAGTTTTTTTACAGTTGCCTTACCAATGGCAAGACCAGCAATAATTGCAGGTTTAGCGCTGGCTTTGATGGAAACTCTTAACGATTATGGCACTGTTCAGTATTTTGGAGTTGATACTTTCACTACAGGTATATATCGGACTTGGTTTGGCATGGGAGAAAGGATTGCCGCCAATCAATTAGCTGCCATGTTATTATTATTTGTTCTGGGCCTAATTTTACTAGAACGCTGGTCGCGCAGTCGGACTAAATATTATCAAGCTAGCAGTCGTTATCGCCAACTACAAACTTATCAGCTTAACGGAATTAGGGAATTTTTAGCGATAATTAGTTGTTTTCTACCGCTATTTTTTGGCTTTTTATTGCCCGCCAGTCTTTTAGTCAATTTGACCTTAGCCAATTGGCAACTAACTTTAGACGACCGCTTTTTTGTATTTGCCAGCAATAGTTTGATTTTGGCAACGCTAACAGCAATTTTAGCCGTAATTATTGCCTTAATTATGGCTTACGGCTTACGATTATATCCCAACTTAGGAGTGCAATTAGGAACTCGCATTGCGGCAATGGGCTATGCTGTGCCAGGTTCTGTAATTGCAGTTGGCATTCTGGTTCCCATTGGCAAATTTGACAATTTATTTGATGGTTGGATGCGCGAAAATTTCGGAATTTCTACTGGCTTATTATTAAGCGGTACGATCGCAGCTTTAGTCTTTGCTTATTTAGTTAGATTCCTAGCTGTTTCGTTAAATGCAGTTGAGTCAAGTTTGAGTAAAATCAAGCCTAATTTAGATGATGCGGCGAGAAGTTTGGGTTATAGTCCGATGCAAACTTTAGTTACAGTACATACGCCAATGATGACGGGAGGTCTATTAACTGCGATGATGTTAGTGTTTGTGGATGTAATGAAAGAGTTACCTGCTACTATAATTATAAGACCTTTTAACTTTGATACCTTGGCTGTACGAACTTATCAGCTTGCCTCAGATGAGAGATTAGCTGAAGCTTCAGGCCCAGCTTTAGCAATTGTTTTAGTGGGGATGTTACCAGTTATTTTATTAAGTTGGAAAATTGCGCGATCGCGCCAGTCTTCAACTAGGGGCTAG
- a CDS encoding ABC transporter ATP-binding protein has product MTRPVILHLDGVTKQYAQAASPAVASVTLTLHQGDILGLLGPSGCGKTTLLRLIAGFEQLQAGAIALAGKTVASVTMSLPPEQRDIGMVFQDYALFPHLTVAKNVAFGLKYQGKESKHNINKGVAEALALVGLEGLENRYPHELSGGQQQRVALARALAPRPAIILLDEPLSNLDVQVRLRLRQEVRDILKTTKTSGVFVTHDREEALSISDWVAVMRQGKLEQFGTPEEVYREPASRFVAEFVTQANFVSASLKQDIWETEVGCFAVKGDSFVQVPCDVYTQGELMIRQEDLSLFLDENSAVVICDRQFLGRENRYCLQTPSGQKLYALTTTGNVFPIGSKVRLSCGDNSPLAFFVGNPTR; this is encoded by the coding sequence ATGACTCGACCTGTAATTCTGCATTTGGATGGTGTCACAAAACAGTATGCCCAAGCAGCATCACCTGCGGTGGCATCCGTCACCCTGACCTTACATCAGGGAGATATACTGGGGTTGTTGGGGCCGTCGGGTTGTGGGAAAACAACGTTGCTGCGGTTAATTGCTGGTTTTGAACAGTTACAAGCAGGGGCGATCGCTTTAGCAGGAAAAACTGTAGCCAGTGTTACGATGTCACTCCCCCCGGAACAGCGAGACATTGGTATGGTGTTTCAAGACTATGCACTTTTCCCCCATTTAACAGTGGCGAAAAATGTAGCTTTTGGCTTGAAATATCAAGGGAAAGAGTCAAAGCATAATATTAACAAAGGTGTCGCAGAAGCTTTAGCATTAGTAGGGCTAGAAGGATTAGAAAACCGCTATCCCCATGAATTATCTGGGGGTCAGCAACAAAGAGTAGCTTTAGCCCGTGCTTTAGCCCCTAGACCTGCGATTATTTTATTAGATGAACCCTTAAGTAATTTAGATGTACAAGTAAGGTTAAGATTGCGTCAGGAAGTCCGCGATATTCTCAAAACCACAAAAACTTCTGGGGTATTTGTCACCCACGATCGCGAAGAAGCACTTTCGATTTCAGATTGGGTAGCGGTAATGCGTCAAGGCAAATTAGAACAGTTTGGCACTCCAGAGGAAGTTTATCGAGAACCAGCATCTAGATTTGTGGCGGAATTTGTGACGCAAGCTAATTTTGTATCTGCATCCCTGAAGCAGGATATTTGGGAAACAGAAGTAGGTTGTTTTGCCGTTAAAGGAGATTCCTTTGTACAAGTTCCCTGCGATGTTTATACTCAAGGAGAATTGATGATTCGACAGGAAGATTTGAGTTTATTTTTAGATGAAAATTCGGCGGTTGTGATTTGCGATCGCCAATTTTTAGGTAGAGAAAATCGGTATTGTTTACAAACTCCTTCGGGACAAAAGTTGTATGCACTTACAACCACAGGAAATGTCTTTCCCATTGGTTCTAAAGTTCGGTTATCTTGTGGCGATAATTCTCCCCTAGCTTTCTTTGTTGGTAATCCGACAAGATAA
- a CDS encoding NAD(P)/FAD-dependent oxidoreductase, which translates to MITSTSQQSQTPALSATPAMTKKLHHQIVFIGGGSAGLTTASMLLKKNKSLDVAIIDPSHKQYYQPGWTMTGGGVFQIEDTVRDKKDFIPRQATWLADRVVKLDPENNAVLTQEGILIEYDYLIVCPGIQLDWHLIKGLKEAIGKDGVTSNYAPNYAPYTWELIKNFRGGNALFTFPNTPIKCGGAPQKVMYMADDIFRKLAVRQRTNVMFLTPLTKLFSVPEYSAILDNVVQERQIDVKFRHNLKEIKAENKEAIFDIFDENGDVVDCVTHKYEMIHVAPPQSAPDFIKQSPLAVPGNSYGWVDVDKYTLQHNRYPNVFSLGDASSLPTSKTAAAARKQAVIVAKNLLNFIESKPLLHKYDGYTCCPLITGYGKTIMAEFDGYSGTLLSSFPLNPIKERWIMWQMKTFALPWIYWNRMLKGEQFEGDYIKFIQWKK; encoded by the coding sequence ATGATTACCTCAACATCCCAACAATCCCAGACTCCAGCTTTGTCCGCAACCCCCGCCATGACTAAAAAACTGCACCACCAAATCGTTTTCATTGGAGGTGGATCTGCCGGACTTACCACCGCTTCTATGTTATTGAAAAAAAACAAATCTCTAGATGTTGCCATTATCGATCCATCGCACAAGCAGTATTATCAACCCGGTTGGACAATGACAGGCGGAGGAGTATTTCAAATTGAAGATACAGTGAGGGATAAAAAAGATTTTATTCCTCGACAAGCGACTTGGCTCGCAGATCGAGTAGTTAAATTAGACCCAGAAAATAATGCGGTTCTCACGCAAGAAGGCATCCTGATTGAGTACGATTACTTAATTGTTTGTCCCGGCATTCAATTGGACTGGCATTTAATTAAAGGGCTAAAAGAAGCGATCGGAAAAGATGGTGTTACTAGCAATTATGCTCCTAATTACGCACCTTATACCTGGGAACTCATCAAAAATTTTCGAGGGGGAAACGCTCTCTTTACCTTTCCCAATACTCCGATTAAATGTGGTGGTGCTCCGCAAAAAGTCATGTACATGGCCGATGATATATTCCGCAAATTAGCAGTCCGTCAGCGCACTAACGTGATGTTTCTTACGCCATTAACTAAACTATTTTCAGTACCAGAATATTCGGCAATATTAGATAACGTTGTCCAAGAACGACAAATTGATGTTAAGTTCCGGCACAATTTGAAGGAAATTAAAGCTGAAAACAAAGAGGCTATTTTTGATATTTTTGATGAAAATGGTGATGTTGTCGATTGTGTCACCCACAAGTACGAAATGATTCACGTCGCACCGCCCCAAAGCGCTCCTGACTTTATTAAACAAAGTCCTTTAGCCGTTCCGGGTAATTCCTATGGCTGGGTAGATGTAGATAAATATACCCTCCAGCACAATCGGTATCCCAACGTATTTAGCTTAGGAGATGCTTCTTCGCTGCCAACTTCTAAGACGGCAGCAGCAGCACGCAAACAAGCCGTAATTGTCGCTAAAAACTTGCTAAATTTCATAGAATCCAAACCATTATTACATAAGTATGACGGCTATACTTGCTGTCCTTTAATCACTGGCTATGGCAAGACCATCATGGCTGAATTTGATGGTTATAGCGGTACACTGCTTTCTAGTTTTCCCCTCAATCCGATAAAAGAGCGTTGGATTATGTGGCAAATGAAAACTTTCGCTTTGCCTTGGATTTATTGGAATCGGATGTTGAAAGGAGAGCAGTTTGAAGGAGATTACATTAAGTTTATCCAGTGGAAAAAGTAA
- a CDS encoding YeeE/YedE family protein yields MESLNGFIALIGGILIGLSATLLLAFNGRIAGISGIVNGAIAFSKQEVWRWIFIVGMLLGGVIYEYGLAPQPTPTPALTPWAMTIGGFLVGFGTRMGGGCTSGHGVCGLGRLSMRSLVAVLTFMITAILTVFVVRHVLQLSI; encoded by the coding sequence GTGGAAAGTTTGAACGGGTTTATTGCTTTAATTGGTGGCATTTTAATTGGGTTAAGTGCCACCCTATTACTAGCATTTAATGGTCGAATTGCTGGTATTAGCGGGATTGTCAATGGTGCGATCGCCTTTTCTAAACAGGAAGTCTGGCGGTGGATATTCATTGTGGGTATGTTGCTGGGCGGCGTGATTTACGAATATGGACTCGCACCTCAACCAACTCCCACCCCTGCACTTACTCCTTGGGCAATGACGATCGGCGGTTTTCTGGTTGGTTTTGGTACCAGAATGGGCGGCGGTTGCACGAGTGGTCATGGAGTCTGTGGATTAGGTCGATTGTCAATGCGATCGCTAGTGGCAGTTCTGACCTTTATGATTACTGCCATCCTCACAGTTTTTGTAGTCCGTCACGTATTGCAGTTGAGTATATGA
- a CDS encoding zinc-dependent alcohol dehydrogenase — protein MKAVCWLGTNKVGVETVPDPKILNPRDAIVKITTTAICGSDLHLYDGYVPTMEQGDILGHEFMGEVVELGSAVKNVKVGDRVVVPFPIACGGCFFCKQKLTSLCDNSNPNAWMAEAIMGYSPAGLFGYSHMLGGYAGGQAEYARVPFADVGLFKIPDGLADEQVVFLTDIFPTGYMAAENCDIQPGHTVAIWGCGPVGQFAIRSAYMLGAERVIAIDRVPERLQMAKDGGAEILNYEEIEVGEALKEMTGGRGPDAVMDAVGMEAHGMGLEGLYDKAKQAVRLESDRPHALRQAIVACRKGGTVSIPGVYGGFVDKMPMGAAMNKGLTFKMGQTHVHRYLQTLLDRIENGEIDPSFVITHSLPLEQAPQGYEIFKHKKDNCIKIVLKPGQAA, from the coding sequence ATGAAAGCAGTTTGTTGGCTAGGTACTAACAAAGTAGGAGTCGAAACAGTACCCGATCCCAAAATCCTTAATCCACGAGATGCGATTGTCAAAATCACGACAACAGCCATTTGCGGTTCTGATTTGCATTTGTATGACGGCTACGTTCCCACAATGGAACAGGGAGACATCCTGGGCCATGAGTTTATGGGGGAAGTCGTAGAATTGGGGAGTGCTGTTAAAAATGTGAAGGTGGGCGATCGCGTCGTTGTGCCATTTCCGATCGCCTGCGGTGGTTGTTTCTTTTGCAAACAAAAGCTAACCTCACTGTGCGATAACTCCAACCCCAATGCTTGGATGGCAGAAGCAATCATGGGGTATTCCCCAGCCGGTCTGTTTGGCTACTCCCATATGCTGGGAGGTTACGCAGGGGGACAAGCCGAATATGCCCGCGTTCCCTTTGCTGATGTTGGGTTGTTCAAAATTCCCGATGGACTGGCAGATGAACAAGTCGTATTTCTGACCGACATCTTCCCCACTGGCTATATGGCGGCGGAAAACTGCGATATCCAACCGGGTCATACTGTCGCGATTTGGGGCTGTGGCCCCGTCGGTCAATTTGCAATTCGCAGTGCTTATATGCTTGGTGCAGAGCGAGTGATTGCGATCGATCGCGTTCCCGAACGCCTTCAGATGGCGAAAGATGGGGGAGCAGAAATCCTCAACTATGAGGAAATCGAGGTAGGGGAAGCTCTCAAAGAAATGACGGGGGGGCGCGGCCCCGATGCGGTGATGGATGCAGTCGGAATGGAAGCTCACGGGATGGGGTTGGAAGGATTGTACGACAAAGCTAAACAAGCGGTGCGTTTAGAAAGCGATCGCCCCCACGCACTGCGACAGGCGATCGTTGCTTGTCGTAAAGGTGGCACGGTGTCGATTCCTGGTGTATACGGCGGCTTTGTAGACAAGATGCCGATGGGTGCTGCTATGAACAAAGGCTTGACTTTCAAGATGGGTCAAACGCACGTACATCGTTATTTGCAGACCTTACTCGATCGCATCGAAAACGGCGAAATCGATCCATCGTTCGTGATCACCCATAGTCTACCTTTAGAACAAGCACCACAGGGCTATGAAATTTTCAAGCACAAGAAAGACAACTGTATCAAAATAGTGCTCAAGCCCGGTCAAGCTGCATAG
- a CDS encoding DUF6888 family protein, translated as MPQLEDSAIHPTDKQAQTCLRVCQMLSNYYRDIQLFSFSEQKGYVYILTSDNLEIIVYRDGNWELIDETTI; from the coding sequence ATGCCACAATTGGAGGATAGCGCTATTCACCCAACCGACAAACAAGCCCAAACTTGCCTACGAGTCTGTCAGATGTTGTCCAACTACTACCGGGACATCCAGCTATTTAGTTTTAGCGAACAAAAGGGATATGTCTACATTTTGACATCTGACAATTTAGAAATCATAGTATATCGAGATGGAAATTGGGAGTTGATCGATGAAACCACAATTTGA
- a CDS encoding MBL fold metallo-hydrolase, translated as MLFRQMYDNETSTYTYLIADENTKEAALVDPVIEQVERDLKLIQELGLTLRYCLETHIHADHITGTGKLREITGCDGIVPENAQAVCANRFIKDGEVLKLGEVEIKTIATLGHTDSHNSYLVNQDRVLTGDSLLIRGCGRTDFQSGNPGLMYDHVTQKLFTLPDETLVYPGHDYRGNQVSTIGEEKLYNPRFVGKIKAAFIEQMNNLNLPNPKKIAEAVPANQQCGKTPVMAEV; from the coding sequence ATGTTATTTCGCCAAATGTACGACAACGAAACCAGCACTTATACTTATTTAATTGCTGATGAAAATACCAAAGAAGCAGCTTTAGTCGATCCGGTAATCGAGCAAGTCGAACGCGATTTAAAGTTAATTCAAGAATTAGGATTAACTTTGCGCTATTGCTTGGAAACTCACATTCACGCCGATCACATTACGGGAACGGGTAAGTTGCGAGAAATCACGGGTTGTGATGGTATAGTGCCAGAAAATGCCCAAGCTGTTTGTGCTAACCGCTTTATTAAAGACGGGGAAGTTTTAAAGCTAGGCGAGGTTGAAATTAAAACGATCGCCACTTTAGGACATACCGACAGCCATAACTCTTACCTAGTCAATCAAGACAGAGTGCTGACTGGAGATTCGCTGTTAATTCGTGGTTGCGGGCGGACTGATTTTCAAAGCGGGAATCCGGGTTTGATGTACGACCACGTTACGCAAAAATTATTTACTCTCCCAGATGAAACCTTAGTTTATCCCGGTCACGATTACAGAGGAAATCAGGTTTCTACAATTGGGGAAGAAAAGCTATATAATCCCCGGTTTGTTGGGAAAATTAAGGCGGCTTTTATCGAACAAATGAATAACTTAAATTTGCCCAATCCGAAGAAAATTGCTGAAGCAGTGCCAGCTAATCAACAATGTGGAAAGACACCTGTAATGGCAGAAGTTTGA
- a CDS encoding DUF6691 family protein, producing MKEQLIALLSGVLFGLGLGLSQMIDRDRVLGFLDVAGAWDSTLLFVLGGAVTVTVIAFQFVLRRPQPIFADQFHLPTKKDLDKSLVIGAAIFGVGWGICGYCPGPGITALVLGNWNPILFLVAFIAGSLTYKNLSEK from the coding sequence ATGAAAGAGCAGCTAATCGCGTTATTGTCAGGAGTATTATTTGGTCTGGGACTAGGGCTTTCGCAGATGATCGATCGCGATCGCGTACTAGGATTTTTGGATGTCGCTGGTGCTTGGGATTCAACCTTATTATTTGTGTTGGGTGGCGCAGTCACGGTGACAGTAATTGCCTTCCAATTTGTGCTGCGTCGCCCTCAGCCAATATTTGCCGATCAATTTCATTTACCAACAAAGAAAGACCTCGACAAATCTTTAGTTATTGGGGCTGCTATTTTCGGTGTCGGTTGGGGAATTTGTGGATACTGTCCAGGGCCAGGTATTACTGCTTTAGTGTTGGGTAATTGGAATCCTATTTTGTTTTTGGTGGCGTTCATTGCAGGTTCGCTGACCTATAAAAACTTATCTGAAAAGTAA